One genomic region from Microcystis panniformis FACHB-1757 encodes:
- a CDS encoding alpha/beta fold hydrolase yields the protein MPTIDISGVSHSYELFSPQADKPVLVFIHGWLLSRHYWQPLVDILSPDYPCLVYDLRGFGDSQKITSNSPPSSYNLESYSQDVITLLNRLNLDAAWLVGHSLGGSVALWAADSCPERIKGVICMNAGGGIYLKEEFERFREAGRQILQKRPSWLPRVPFIDVLFSRMMVKQTLGKKWGKQRVIDFVRADYQAALGSLLETTTISEVHLLPQIVSRLPQPVYFLAGKEDTIMEVKYVNHLASFHPLFETGSNVIELSDCGHFAMLEQTAAVAQKMMAILNLHRS from the coding sequence ATGCCTACCATCGACATATCGGGAGTATCCCACAGTTACGAGTTATTTTCGCCCCAAGCGGATAAACCAGTTTTAGTCTTTATACACGGTTGGCTGCTGAGTCGTCACTACTGGCAGCCTTTGGTAGATATTCTCTCCCCGGATTATCCCTGTCTAGTCTATGATCTCCGGGGCTTTGGCGACTCCCAAAAAATCACCTCTAACAGTCCTCCTAGCAGTTATAACCTTGAATCCTACTCCCAAGACGTTATTACCCTTCTTAACCGCTTAAACCTCGATGCTGCTTGGTTAGTTGGTCATTCCCTCGGTGGTAGTGTTGCTTTGTGGGCCGCGGATAGCTGTCCTGAACGGATTAAAGGGGTAATCTGTATGAATGCCGGCGGTGGCATCTATCTAAAGGAGGAATTTGAGCGATTTCGGGAAGCCGGTAGACAGATTTTACAGAAAAGACCCTCTTGGTTGCCCCGTGTTCCCTTTATTGATGTTTTATTCTCGCGGATGATGGTCAAGCAAACCCTAGGTAAAAAATGGGGCAAACAGCGCGTGATTGATTTTGTCCGGGCCGATTACCAAGCGGCCCTAGGGTCACTTTTGGAAACCACCACTATCAGCGAAGTTCATCTTTTACCCCAGATTGTCTCCCGTCTCCCGCAACCGGTCTATTTTCTGGCAGGGAAAGAGGATACGATTATGGAAGTTAAGTACGTTAACCATCTGGCCAGTTTTCATCCCTTGTTTGAAACTGGCAGCAACGTCATTGAGTTATCCGATTGTGGTCATTTTGCCATGCTGGAACAAACAGCAGCGGTGGCCCAAAAGATGATGGCTATTTTAAATCTGCATCGCAGTTAG
- a CDS encoding LmeA family phospholipid-binding protein, whose translation MEWLTITLASVLTLLTPAGAIIDTVLAHTLRSQVQKVEQLAVRVDNTPNYQVLQGKIDRVRISARGIYPLAGVRIEKIELETEPISLDLRRLQQKNSSLAAALRRPAAGALHLVLTETNVNQALQSAAVKEQIQTLINNLIPSREEFGSTKYQLSQANFNFLNNNRVTLSLQLETQRPDEPASTLNLSLEVGFKLVQGRKIELIDPTATLNGRRISSRLLKGFAEGISTQLDLKNFEKQGIIARLLQLQIDDDKLSIAAFGSIEPRSGNPN comes from the coding sequence ATGGAATGGCTAACAATCACTCTCGCTAGTGTTTTGACCCTGTTAACTCCCGCAGGGGCAATTATTGATACGGTTTTAGCCCATACCCTTCGCTCTCAAGTCCAAAAAGTGGAACAATTAGCCGTGAGGGTCGATAATACTCCCAATTATCAGGTTCTGCAAGGCAAAATCGATCGAGTTCGCATTTCTGCACGGGGAATTTATCCCCTTGCTGGTGTTCGCATTGAGAAGATCGAGCTAGAAACTGAGCCAATTAGCCTCGATTTGCGGCGATTACAGCAGAAAAACAGCAGTTTAGCCGCCGCACTGCGCCGACCAGCTGCGGGAGCTTTGCATCTTGTCCTCACGGAAACTAATGTTAATCAAGCTTTACAATCGGCAGCGGTCAAAGAACAAATTCAGACCCTGATTAATAATCTGATTCCCTCTAGGGAAGAATTTGGTAGCACAAAATATCAACTTAGTCAAGCAAATTTTAATTTTCTTAATAATAATCGAGTCACCCTCAGCCTGCAGCTAGAGACACAACGGCCAGACGAACCAGCATCCACCCTCAATCTGAGCTTAGAAGTGGGATTTAAGCTAGTGCAGGGGCGAAAAATCGAGCTTATTGACCCCACAGCCACTCTTAATGGTCGTCGCATCTCCTCGCGCCTTCTCAAGGGGTTTGCCGAGGGTATATCCACCCAGTTAGATTTAAAAAACTTCGAGAAACAAGGAATTATCGCCCGCCTTCTCCAATTGCAGATTGACGATGATAAGCTGAGTATAGCCGCCTTTGGCAGCATTGAACCTCGATCGGGGAACCCCAATTAA